The stretch of DNA ACTTATGCCCCGGATCTCGCTAACGGTGAGTATCAGTTCCATATTACCGCTGCAGATACCAGTGAGAACACAGCAGAATTTGTTACGACCTTTGTCTTGAATGAGGAAGTCACACTCAGTGAGGTTTTCAACGTTCCGAATCCGACAGTTGATGGAAAGACCTTTTTTACATATCACCTCGCACAAGCACCCGACACTGTTACCATCAAGATTTACAGCGTCAGCGGCAGACTCCTTCGTACACTTACCGATGCAAGTGCCAATCGTGGTGTCAACGAAACCTATTGGGATGGTAGGGATGAAACAGGGGTGCGGTGTGCCAATGGTGTATACTTCTATCGTGTTATTGCCCACACGGAAAATGGAAAAATCGAGCAGATCGGGAAGTTAGCCATTTTGCGTTGAATGGTTATTAGTTGTTAGTTGTTGGTTAAAGAGGTTTCTGATTAGCAGAAAACCTCTTTGCTGACCGTTTCCGATTGCTGGCTGCCACTAACGCAACGGCGAATAATCCGTGGGTTCAATAATCTTGGAACTCGCCACGTTTACCAAGGGTCCACCAACTTCCGTCAAGCGTTTCGCATTTTGCCACTCTGGATCAGCGATAAACGCGTCCCACGCTCTCTGATAGTGTCCTAAATCCTCAAAAGCGAGCATATAGATGAGTTCGGTTGTCGTCGCCTCACCAATAGCCGTCTCCCAAAATCCGATAACCTTCATACCGTGCTTTTCAAACAGTGGAATCGTAATGTTTGCGAACCGGTCATTCAGATTTTTCATCTTTCCCGGCACAACCTGATAGGTGCGCAATTCATAAATCATCTTTTTAATTTTCCTTGCGATTCGTTCAGACGGGTTTTACGAAGAACATCCATCTCCGTATATCCAGCCTGGCCCGTTAGTTGAGCTTACGCGCTTTTCTAAAGAATTGAAGTTGCTCTCTTTAATTTTTTCTTGGACGGTGTCCCCGTATCTCTGTCCAATCTATTGGTTAAAGTATCCCATATTTATCATAGACTTCCCGAAGGGTCGCGCCAGCGCGGAGTTCATCACGTGTGCGGTTTTCACCACTCACCTTTGCCAAGGCAGCCTCAATTACCTCGACTTCCACCGCTTGTGGAATGACAACGACCCCGTCTATATCGCCGAACACAATATCACCGGGATTAACTGTGACACCGCCGCATTCGATTGGAACGTTATACGCAACCACATCGCCACGTCCATAAGAATCTACGGGAGATAGACCCGTCATAAACACCGGAAACTGCATCTCTGTAATCTGTCGGGCATCTCGGATGAAGCCTTCAATAATGGCACCCCGTGCCCCGCGCGCCCGTGCTGCTGTTGAAAGCAGTTCTCCCCAAATGCAGTTACGGGTGCTCTGATTTGTAGAACAGACGAAGATGTCGTTCTGTTTGAGGCTATCCACTGCCGCAATTTCCTGCTGATACGGTTCAGCTGGCATTTCGTAGACATCTACACACAAGACAGGCATCGCCCGCCCCACGACAACTGCCTCTGGATATAGTGGACGGATGGTGTGTTG from Candidatus Poribacteria bacterium encodes:
- a CDS encoding NIPSNAP family protein; amino-acid sequence: MIYELRTYQVVPGKMKNLNDRFANITIPLFEKHGMKVIGFWETAIGEATTTELIYMLAFEDLGHYQRAWDAFIADPEWQNAKRLTEVGGPLVNVASSKIIEPTDYSPLR
- a CDS encoding RraA family protein, with protein sequence METQKWHDDTELFDMMEKQLYAAVISDALDAAGYREQTLQHTIRPLYPEAVVVGRAMPVLCVDVYEMPAEPYQQEIAAVDSLKQNDIFVCSTNQSTRNCIWGELLSTAARARGARGAIIEGFIRDARQITEMQFPVFMTGLSPVDSYGRGDVVAYNVPIECGGVTVNPGDIVFGDIDGVVVIPQAVEVEVIEAALAKVSGENRTRDELRAGATLREVYDKYGIL